TCTGTACAATTGCTTATTACGCACTTGCTAATAGGGTGTGCATTCAAACCGGCAAATCAGAAATCTGAACTGAATCACATCAGAAAAAATCGTGACaaaaccgagttgaccaaaaagtcaacatCTAGTCAAAAAAACGAACCGAACCAATTTGACCGATTTTAATTTCTGTTCTATACCTCCAAAAACCGAATCAGGCCAAACCGAACTAGCTtgaatataattaatttttatgttttaatttttacctTAGCCAACTCCAACTTGAAGCCCAAGACCTTATACCTCAGCCAAAATCCAAGGGCTTGAAGcccatcttctctctctctcttcctttctctttttcttctttcttctttcttctttcttcttcttttctctcttccgTGTGCCTGTGCGgacactctctctctgttCTTCTTcccactttttcttctttcttcctctcttttttcttcttcttcttttttctcttccttgtGCCTGTGCCaacagtctctctctctctctctcttcttcttcctccttttttttttttttaatccctcgcttctttttctctctttctctctttttcttctttctctttttttattctctcttcCATGCACCGagactctctctttcttcttcttccccccNNNNNNNNNNNNNNNNNNNNNNNNNNNNNNNNNNNNNNNNNNNNNNNNNNNNNNNNNNNNNNNNNNNNNNNNNNNNNNNNNNNNNNNNNNNNNNNNNNNNNNNNNNNNNNNNNNNNNNNNNNNNNNNNNNNNNNNNNNNNNNNNNNNNNNNNNNNNNNNNNNNNNNNNNNNNNNNNNNNNNNNNNNNNNNNNNNNNNNNNNNNNNNNNNNNNNNNNNNNNNNNNNNNNNNNNNNNNNNNNNNNNNNNNNNNNNNNNNNNNNNNNNNNNNNNNNNNNNNNNNNNNNNNNNNNNNNNNNNNNNNNNNNNNNNNNNNNNNNNNNNNNNNNNNNNNNNNNNNNNNNNNNNNNNNNNNNNNNNNNNNNNNNNNNNNNNNTATAGAGGTTGTTTGTGGTggttgatatatatatatacagtcccgatctcttggaccacaggagtccaagagattgtggtcacccaccgttggatcttaatccaatggttcaaaatgatatatataaatgcaatatgacataaatgattattacccgattcaagtcataaatgagtgaactttacatccaacggtgagtgaccataaatctcttggactacaggggtccaagagatcaggactgtatatatatatatatatatatatattttttgtgcaTATATGTTGCCATTGAAATTCTACAAGAAGGGAATATTATCGGATGAAGAAGTGTTGATGTGCAACCCTTGAGCTGATATTTTCAAGCCTAAAGttacaaattttgaatttcattttataagatttaatttttttgatgtaATCTGAGTCATTGGATCATAGTCTAAGTGGTATCTTCTCTAGCCTAGGATCTAAGTGTTAGATTATGACAAGTGTAATCATCTCATAGGATGATAGGATCAAAGGCTAGGATTTAATCTTGGTGTAAATCTGTTAGAGaagcatctctctctctctctctctctctctctctctctctctcctaacGGATATATTCGAATAGTGGAgtgaaatgaaaaatagaaCCCTTCagtattttgttgattttattCGGTGCTACTACTTGCCTACGGAGGACGAAAAGCATGAATATGGCCATAGGTTTTATGAAATCCCACCAAGCGTGACAGCGCTAGTGGATGCTGGAGTTAAGTTTGCCACAACAAGCACGAGGTCCTTACTTGACATACAATTCAACAGAGGATGTCTCAAAATTCCGAATTTTAGGGTAGACGATTGGACGGAAACTGTCTTCAGGAACCTGATTGCCTTCGAACAGTGCCACGATGATCACCAGGTGAAGTACATTTCAGACTTGATGTTCCTCATGGGGTGCATGATCAAGACTTCAAAAGACGTGGACTTGCTCATTGAACATGAAATTATATCTAACATGCTGGGGAGCAACGTTGATGTGTCCGCTCTGTTTAACCATATTGGCCAACGGGTTGGTTTGGGTCAGCCATACTATTACTTTAGTCTTTGCAAAAAACTCAATGCCTACTGCAAGGCCCCTTGGCACAGATGGAAAACTATTCTGAAGTGCGACTATTTCAACACTCCATGGAAAGTTGTTTCTACAATTGCTGCAATTGTACTCCTTGTGCTCACACTCGTACAAACGATATGCTCTATCTTATCCCTATAGCTTTGCattatttatatgttttttcaaAGTGTTAAAACTGAGGAAGTAAAGTGGCACCGAATTAGTTTCTGATGCCAATGTCAAAGAACAATCCCTTGTATTGAATAATCAAGACTTGAATGGGAAGCAGCTTGCAAggaaccttttctttttgcaaatgttgaagaatactCGCAGGACACACTTCGTGTATTTCGTGTAACAAGTTCAAAGGGAAATATGGGTCTTTCATCAGTTTGTTGTAGATAGAGCTAGGCCTgcctgaaaatattatcttatACCAAGAAAGAGCCATCTAATCACCCAACGATTCAATTCAAATACTCATAAGGATCCCGAACCTCTGCATTATCCGCATTTcataaaatttctcaaattgttaactttcaattttcatgaaaaataCCCAATTCATTGCAATATCTATCGATTACAGTCACCACACGTCAATTGATTGTAATTTGGAATTCAGCCAGAGTTCATGAAAAGAAGCTGCACCATATGTTTGGATGGAAACAAACTAATGCAAAGCGGAAAAGACAAGACTGGAAACGTCACAAAGAGAGAAGTAGGGGGGAGTTAGTCAACGTcgttttagaaaaatataaaagaaaactcttTATTAGCTTAGGTGTCATATTTTGAGTTGTTGGATTTTTACAATGACTTAGATGAAACTAAATGCGAAGGCTCTAAATGCAAAACTCGGGATCCAAACGCTTTATTAGCTCAGGTGTCATCTATTGAAGTcccaattatttattatattccttataaattgtgaattttaatGTTGTATTcgagcttttttttttatttttttcctgcACACATTAAAAATGTTAGAACTTAgaagtaattaattaaagggAATGACAAAAAATTACTTTTCTTGTATGTACTTGTTTAAGTGGTTGGACAAAatttaccattttttttttttttttgttgctcttttttcaaatataGAAAGTCTGATTAGCATGTGCGTATTAAGCAACGTATAGTGTAACGCGACAGAATGCAGTGCAATGCAAAAATATTAGAGGGACATGGCGGAACAAGATTTATATAGAATAGCCATCCACCAACACGATCCTCTTTATGAATGACTTACGCAAGCCACGCTGATCAGATTTCTCCACACGAATTTCGCGATTtcacttttaattttctctccGGCCAAACACAGCGAAAATCCGgcgagaaaaagaaaaattgaaaaagatgGGGGTTCCGCAAGCAATGGCGGCCGTGGAAGCGAGAGCATCGTCCATAAGAGACGCGCTGAACAAGAGCCAGACCATTACCGACAGCATGGTCGCCATTCTCGGCTCCTTCGACCACCGTCTCTCCGCTCTGGAGACCGCCATGCGTCCTACTcaggtactctctctctctctctctctctctctctctctctctctctctgtttgttTCCCGAGAAACCTCTCGACAATGTCACGCTTCTTCATTATGTTTCCAAAATCTACTGCGTTTCGTTTCGCCTCCTGTAATTTACGTCTCTTTCGGTGAAAAATCTCTGCTTTTCGCATTtcgcatatatgtatatatgtagcTGGAGCTGACGAGATCTGCTTAACGCTTTAGCTTTAGTTTACAGAAATTTAGGCTTCcgatttgtttgtttgtttttttccttgtgcCCCTTGTGAATTTGTGGTAATTGTGGATGGTAGATACGAACGCATTCGATTCGGAGGGCCCATGAGAACATTGATAAGACATTGAAGGCTGCAGAGGTGATATTGGGGCAATTCGACCTCACACGCAAGGTTAATtagctctctttctcttcatcaACTCATGGCATTAAGATTTATAACTTGGTCTTGTTTTTATGTGaagaatttgattggaaaCTGTGGTGTTTGTTTAGGCAGAGGCTAAAATACTGAGAGGGCCACATGAGGACCTGGAGAGCTATTTGGAAGCAATTGATCAGTTGAGGAGCATCATTCAGTTCTTCAGTAAAAACAAGACTGTTAAGAGCAGTGATGGGGTGCTTAACCATGCTAATGCCTTGCTTTCAAAAGCCATCTCAAAGCTTGAAGATGAGTTTAGACAGCTGCTTACAAATTACAGGTTCGTTTTAATTTTCTGATTGAACTTTAGGCATGTACGAGAAAACATctttttccaaattccaattgcCACTTCCTGCTTAGAAATTGTCAGTCTACATACtaatccctctctctctgtggtaTTAGAATTGCATTAATAAACATGACAAGCAAGCACCAGCTTTCCTGAAGATTTATATACTATTTCCATTATATCTAATACAGTGTATTAAGTTCGTGTTTTTGTGTATCGTTTCCCTCTTAGAGAGGATGAGTATCTACAATGTTTGATCTGAAATATTGGATTTTGTACAGAAGCAGAGTttgaaattgatgaaaaatgaaatgcaaTTTAAAACTGAAAACCATGACATGCCAATCCTAACATAGGAAAGCAGGTCTGATAACAAATTAACTCTGTGATTTATCTCTTTTGTATTTCAGTAAGCCTGTGGAGCCTGATCGTCTATTTGATTGTCTTCCTGACTCTCTACGGCCGTCATCAGATCCAGCTGGACAGAAAAGTGATGGAAAGAGTTCAGAGCACCAAAACAAAAGCTTACAACCTGTCATTTACACACCACTAACGCTTATTCCTCCAAGGGTTCTGCCATTACTGCATGATTTAGCCCAACAAATGATTCTAGCTGGCCATCAACAACAGCTATTTAGGATCTAcaggtgtttttttttttttttttttcgtttgtGTGGTTAATCTTATGTTGCACCATGGCTTAAgttagaaaaagaagaaaatggtggaggagagtttgcagtttttatttttattctccaGATAGAATACGAAATATTTCCATttgctctttttctttgttacatGAATATCAAAAAGGTAACGTAAGGATAACTGTAGATagaaaaaattggagaaaaaggATTCCTGTAGCCAACCCCACTTATTTGAATATAAGGCTTGGTTGAGTCTGGTGTAAGTTCATCACTTCAAACCGTTGTGATCTCTGTTTCACATTTTATTCATAAACTGACAAAATGTTATTTATCTATCAGGGATACTCGTGCAGCTGTTATGGAGCAGAGCCTGAGGAAACTAGGTGTGGAAAGACTTAGTAAGGATGATGTTCAGAAAATGCAGTGGGAGGTTTTAGAGGCTAAGATTGGGAATTGGATACATTATATGCGGATAGCTGTAAGGATttctttgactttgacttGGTTGATTGtaaattgtttgtttgttgttttctgTTGCGTTTTTATTTACAATTATTATCAtatcatatttatatatatatatatttttacagGTGAAGCTGCTGTTTGCTggggaaaagaaaatctgTGATCAAATATTTGAAGGTGCCGATTCACTTAAGAATCCATGTTTTGCTGAAGTGACTGCAAACAGTATGACTGTGCTTCTCAGTTTTGGGGAGGCCATTGCCAGAAGCAAGAGGTCACCTGAAAAATTATTTGTGCTTTTAGACATGTATGAGATAATGAGAGAACTGCAGTCCGAggtattgaaattttagtaacTACATAAAAACTAGTCCATGCATGACCAAACTTGTTTGGAAATGGTTAGTTGTTtacttaattttaaatttcggGAGTTTCTTGTGATATATTTTGGGGGATAATTTATTAGGGATTGATGACATCATGACAGGTATTTAAGGTATGGGGCGTATGGGAAATTAACTTTACACGCACATACAAACAGTTTCTAGTTTTATGCATCAGTTCTTTTTTGTGAAAGCACTtcaagttgaagaaaaagttTCTGAAGTTGCtctatttatattaatttgggTCAAAACATGGAGTTTATCAAGTTCATGTCATCTTGGAAAAACTCTGTTTATATGCTTAGTGAACTGTCTCTATACCGTTGTTCACTCTTCACATTAATATTTTAGTCTCTTGCAGCGTACAATGCATAATGTAGTGTTGGTTTTATTATGAATGTGAAAATTATGCTATTGTGTTTATATGAATCAAGGTTATGACCTTCCTGTTCGTTTTCTAAAATCATTGGGAACTGTGTAAGTTTGGAAGGGGTCTAACAACACCTTAAAACTCTTCAAGGAATAGCATTCAGATTAACAAGTTCATGCGTTTAATTCCATAAGATGATCACTGGAGTAAATTGAAGGCCAAAATATAGAAAAGTGGTAACATTGCAATAATTAGTAGTGGCAAGCAGAattcatatattaatttagttTGCAAGGGAATTAGAACTTTTACAGAAACGTAGAAGCTCAAGATGCTATGGATTGATGGTGTCATAGCAGGCTCgtctttatctttttatgtTGATCAAATGTTGGTTTAATatttctaagaaaacaaattgatggtttaaatataatttttagaTCTTATTTTTCAGATTGAATTACTTTTCGGAAGTAAAGCTTGTATGGAAATGCGGGAATCTGCCGTAAGTTTGACAAAACGTCTAGCCCAGACAGCCCAGGAAACCTTTGGTGACTTTGAAGAAGCTGTTGAAAAAGATGCCACAAAAACTACTGTTCTTGATGGAACTGTCCATCCATTGACAAGCTATGTGATAAACTATGTAAAGTTTCTCTTCGAGTAAGTAATGATTCCtgctctttcttcttcttgctatTTGGTCCCCAGTCTGAGGAGCTCacaaatatatgtataaatttgAAGTAATCATGATAGCTGATGTCTTTCTGGATGATCTGATAAACGATATCAATCGCTCGATCCAATCTTATAGTAAATTCATCTGCTTTATTTATGAGggtaatatttaatttatcaAGTTCattattacaataatttctATATTAGCTAAGTTATTacttttgattattatttatagTTCTTCCTTTTCCCCAGTTCCaaatttggttttctttctagCTACCTCGGCTTTTGTCGATATTAACTGTGCAACAATCACACGACTGTTTTAATGTTCGCAGTTATCAGTCTACACTCAAGCAACTTTTTCAAGAGTTTGATGACGGTGATTCAGAGTCTCAGCTAACAGCCGTAACTACAAGGATTATGCAGGCTCTTCAGAACAATCTGGATGGAAAATCGAAGCAGTATAAAGATCCTGCACTCACTCAGTTATTTCTCATGAACAACATTCACTATATAGTGAGATCTGTGCGGAGGTTCGTACTAGTCTTGCTCTTTGATAGATTCTGATCCTATCTGCATCCTAACATTGCCGGTTAAGTAATTATATACAGGTCTGAAGCGAAGGACTTGTTGGGGGACGACTGGGTGCAGATACACCGAAGGATCGTGCAGCAGCATGCAAATCAGTATAAGAGGGTTTCTTGGGCAAAGGTTTTGATTATTTGATCAATCTTGTTCTCCATTATAATCCTTCTGATTGTGGATGTTAGCTGAAAATCATTCTCAGCTGCTCTGTTATTTTtggcctttttgtttttgtttttgttggtgagATGCAGATTCTGCAGTGTCTTACCGTCCAAGGAGGAAATTCATCAGGTAGTGACAGCAGTTCACTTTCAAGAGCAATGGTGAAAGATCGGTTCAAGACCTTCAACGTCCAATTTGAGGAGCTTCATCAAAGGCAATCTCAGTGGACGGTTCCCGATAGCGAGTTGCGAGAGTCTTTGAGACTGGCTGTTGCTGAAGTCCTCTTGCCTGCTTACAGATCA
Above is a genomic segment from Prunus dulcis chromosome 7, ALMONDv2, whole genome shotgun sequence containing:
- the LOC117635866 gene encoding exocyst complex component EXO70A1-like; amino-acid sequence: MGVPQAMAAVEARASSIRDALNKSQTITDSMVAILGSFDHRLSALETAMRPTQIRTHSIRRAHENIDKTLKAAEVILGQFDLTRKAEAKILRGPHEDLESYLEAIDQLRSIIQFFSKNKTVKSSDGVLNHANALLSKAISKLEDEFRQLLTNYSKPVEPDRLFDCLPDSLRPSSDPAGQKSDGKSSEHQNKSLQPVIYTPLTLIPPRVLPLLHDLAQQMILAGHQQQLFRIYRDTRAAVMEQSLRKLGVERLSKDDVQKMQWEVLEAKIGNWIHYMRIAVKLLFAGEKKICDQIFEGADSLKNPCFAEVTANSMTVLLSFGEAIARSKRSPEKLFVLLDMYEIMRELQSEIELLFGSKACMEMRESAVSLTKRLAQTAQETFGDFEEAVEKDATKTTVLDGTVHPLTSYVINYVKFLFDYQSTLKQLFQEFDDGDSESQLTAVTTRIMQALQNNLDGKSKQYKDPALTQLFLMNNIHYIVRSVRRSEAKDLLGDDWVQIHRRIVQQHANQYKRVSWAKILQCLTVQGGNSSGSDSSSLSRAMVKDRFKTFNVQFEELHQRQSQWTVPDSELRESLRLAVAEVLLPAYRSFVKRFGPMIENGKNPQKYIRFRPETIESMLNEFFESKTWTEPKR